The genomic segment TCAAAGATATGTATGTAAAGGCTacaataatacaaaattaaattaaaaggaaaagaagccatTTGGGCACCAGTGTAGAGGCCCATTTTGACGTATTTGAACAATAGAGTAGTGTGAGGCCACTGCAAACCGTGTTGACATGAGGAAATGGGTCACAAAATACTGAGTGAAATGAAGCCAGCCACAcactgaaaatgttctgaaatagGATTGTGGTAATGGTGCACAGCTCTGTAAATTTGCTGAGTGTCATCGAACTGTACCTTTAAAAATGCATGGCTTTTAGAGTATGGGATTTGTACTTCCatacagttgtttaaaaaaataagaagttggtTACAAAATAGTATGTTGAGTATGAATCTCATTTTTGtctgaaacacacatacacatgcacacgaAGACACACACTATGCCGGGAAGGATATATTCTCCAGTGATAATCGAGGTCACCCtgggtagtggtggtggtggtggtggttttcctcttttctgaatttcttgCAATAACCTttagaatcaggaaaaaaaaaacacaactatttCAAACACACCAAATACCCTGTGGGTAAAATTATCCAGAACCAACTTAATATTAACATCCAACATTTCATGGCCAAATCTTAATTTGTGCCCaggttcttttttataatttgcCTCAACTCATCTCTTCTGCTCTGGTGTCCTATTTCTCTATCTTGCCTAGAACAATGAATCTTACCTTCAGAAAAATGTATACTCCAGATAGATCTGGAAGCAGCAGTGTTTCTACCCAGGGAAGGGGTTTCCCCTGCTCCCAGCTGGGAGCTGTTCCCTGAGCAGTCTGCCGTAGCTCTGATGAAATCCCCCAAGAGCCCTTTCTGCTTGCATTTGGTTCCTGCAGCAATCTGGGGAACTGATTACGCTAATGCCTATTTTCCAGGGCCTTccaaaaagtctttatttttaaatgaacacatttgGCTTTTTTCTAACACCATTCTAGATGGTTCTCCATGTGGCCTGTGGGCCCTTGGTGGTCCACGAGAATCCTTCAGGTGGCCTCTTGAAGGGACACTCAGATATGCACGTGTAGCTTTCCGGTTTTGGCTTGAAGTTCAAATTGAAATGTCATTGACTACAATCCAGATATGACCTCACCGGTCCCTCATCCAGTGCAGTGCTGCTCATCATCTCAGTGAGGGTTCTGCAAGGGCAAGTGGGGCCAGGTGGGTTTGAGGGTGCAGAAGGGCTCTTGTCCTAAGGATTCCAAGGACAGAAACATCATTCTGCAAACATCGTCAGCCCCAGGTGCTACTCCCAGGAAACTGATCTGACCAACCATCACATTCAAATCAGCCACATGAAGGAAGGACTCcgagagagaggcacagaggacCCTTCAAATCTGAAAAACTGTCACAGGGTAATGAATCTTCCCCCAAACTTTCAGGATCTGCATTAATTTGGCAACTCGAATTGTGAGTTGAATTAATTGCCTAACAACCGCAGAGACAGAGACTGCCAAACGTTTATGGCCAAAcgcaaagaagaaaatgagaagtctCCTGCTCTACCACAGGGGGGGCATTCTGCTACATTTTGGGGAGACTGCAGTGGAGCAAATGCTCTGTGGACATGGATGGAGGCAGAGGTTTGCCGCCGCTTTCCTCCAGCGAGACCCAGGCCCGTGGCCAGGAGCCAATTCTCGCAATTTACGTCTCAGTCTAAATCAGAGACCTCACCCCAAAGGAAAGGAACGATTAGACACAAATCATATCAAATGTGGTTTATTAAATGAATAGTTCAATTTACGAAAACAGCCTCCTTCTTTTCTGACAGGTTAGAAGTTTGTAACTCCCGTTTTTTAAGTGAGACCTCATTCGTGTTCATTCGGACACAGAATGGATTCCAGAAAGCCTGGCGCCCCTGCTCTCAGGACAGGCGGTGGGAGCCAGACAGACAGTGGATCTGTGGAAATACATACTCCCGGGAGCAGATGTGCGGTCTCTGAATTCCTGTTGCCTTTTGTGCAGGCCGAAGAGGACGAGCTTTTGGTGGGATTGCCGGGGATGAGGAGGGAATGGAGGCTGATACCTGAGGGCAAGTTGCATTCACGTTGTTGAATCAGGTTGTTACCGAGGGAGAGTGCAGTGCCTAGCTGATGTGGGTAGACAGAGCGGAGCGGTCAGGATGAACTTGCTCAGAAACCACGGTTCTCAGGTCGCCTCCAGGCTTCTCCATCTTTAGCTCAGGGGCTAGGGGCTCGAGACGAGTTGGTTAATTTCCACTGGCTCCTGGTTAATTTCCACTGGCTCCTCAGTCCCCTCACCTGAAAAATGGGGTGCCCCTCTCATAGGAACGTTGTGAGAATTGAGCCAAAACACACCTGGAAGAGTCTAGAAACACGGCCTAACAAATAGTTAAGCGTTGCTAGGATCATTATCTGGAGAGTTTTGAGATTTGaaacaagggagaaaaagaacccaCTCTCGGATGGGGACGGTGTGCCACCTGTGTTTGATGAATTCCAAAGGCTACTGAGAGCCTGAGGGGACCATGAAAACGGGCCCGGCGGACTGCACATAGCCGGGGTAATAGTAACAGCCCTAACAGCTCCCAGAGTGCCCCCTGCAGTGGGTAATCTAAAAATCTCAGGCTTGTGAATGCCTCTCCTACAAAAGCAGGATGTACACAGGGACAAAAGATAACGAGCTTGCCGGGGTCTCCAGAACGGCAGGCCGGCTCCCAGTGGCCCTCATAATGGGCACCCCACCCCAGACCGCAGTCCTAACAGCTTCAATGCGTTTATTCATGCACGCTTCCTAAAGGTCACTGTCCCATCGCTGGTGATTTTCGCCCTCTGGGAGCTTATAGTCAAAATAATGTCTACTGGAAGACGTATTTGCATCCTTTAAAAAAGGCAGTCCATCAGTCAGGAGCATTTAATAAGTGGCCTCTGTTTGCTACGCATCTTACCAGATGCCTCGAGATGTTACACAGGTGAAGAGCATTTGCTTCTGCGCTCAGAACAAAGGAGGATGGGCATCAGAGAGTGAGACCACCAGGGGATCGCGGATCGCGGCGTGACAAATGGACTTTTGTAAACACGCATAAAATCATGCACTGAATCCTGTTTTGTCAGAATTCAGTGCTGACAAATTTCCATCCTTACATTTTCCACACCATAACGGACCTACGGATCAGCGGAAGGACACGGCGACAACAGTGCAAATAATTTCTACCGTTTTGGGAAAGTATTGCTACCCCAAATGTACTCTGAACACTCTGGGAGCACAGTGCgtcttatttcctgtttttataggaaaaaaatatatttgttagtcAAAAAATTAATTGAACTGCATATAAGCATATCATTATGCCCACATAATTAAACTGATGAATTATAATGTATGTTTCTGATGCttcttgtaaaaaagaaaagaaaagaattataggaATCATGCCTTTGAAAGAATTGTGATGAATCTAAATGACCAAGAAAGACAATGACCATGGGCTGCAACTGGGGAAAGGAAGGTTCTTGGCAGTAATCAtcagggtgggggaagaaggcagTCAGGGATGTAAATCCCGCTGGACAGAAATTAatgacacccccacccctgccaaaatGTCGGATAACATAAAGACTGAATTTATATCCAATATGTGACATGACAGAACCCGAAACCAGCACAAGAAAAATTACCTACATCTTTCTTCCTAGCTGAGGACTCTGATTTCACTGTTATTCCACCAGGGAATTGGGGAaaagaaggtttttgttttgtcctgttttctCGGTGAGTGGCCTGGAGTCTTAAGAATTTTTGTATAATCTCGATAgctccacaggaaaaaaaaaaaaagtccctcagCAACTAATGAACACTACTATTTGTTCTCTTGTAATTCTGATTTATAACAAGTCCGACATGACTGCACTGATTTTGGTGTTCTactaaaggcaaaaaataaaattactttgagGCCATTTGCATCGTTCTATACCTTCCAGTCGATTAACCCTGGCATTATTACAGCCCAAgatatgcttttcatttttggGTGAGTAATGTAgctcccccaccctaccccccacAGCCCTCCACCCCTGCCATAGCCCCTCactccttttcttgcttctttgcttttctcttttcttccttaaagaCACACCCCTTTTAAAGCACGGGGGTTATTATTTAGATTTTGGTTATCAGCACTGCTCAGGTGGAACTGCATTTATACATCATTAATGCAAGTGCCATcctttgtgggggtggggagggtcacaGGTTCCCAGGCAAGTGCTGCCCGACAACCCCTGAACACTGACAAGAAAGTCCTGCTGTGAGGTGCTTAAGGGACCACCAGCCCCTGCCTGAACATGAGGAGAAACCCAGGCCTTCTGTCTGGAGAGCTAAGGTCCCTCGCTCTGGTTGGAATGATATCCTGATTATTACACAAAGAATAAGTACCTTCTGGGGAGATGCCGTGAAAAGAGGCATGTTTTTAAATCACTTCGGTCCTGCAGCCCCCTCAGATCATCTccacagagaggaaaagagaagttgGGAGATCTCAGCATATGAATAGCAAACAACAAATTAATAACTATGTACTTTAATCTTCAACATTCATAATTGCACAAAGTACCACCGATCACTTCAATAATACATGTCAGTTAATCCAATGAAGAAACTAACAGAGTAGAACATTTGAAGCAGTAACTCGAGCGTGTAAAAAACTGCGAGTGGACACTTAACACACAAAGAGCAGAATCAGAAGAGGTCTTTGAGGAGCAGTGATTTAAAATCCTTATCAACAGGCAAAGCGCTACAGagaaacacacataaatatattcaaCCTGCTAGATGTCGCAGCTGAATGCACAGCAATTCTATGAGGTCTGGCTACGGTGactttctgtatatatatatatatatatatatatatatatatacacacacacacacacacacaaagtaggTTCTAATACTCTAGGGTTGTTTGGTGATCGGAATGCAGAGTGGGAACAAAGGAGGACTACCATTCCTGTCAAAATAGAATTGAATGGGGAATCGAAACTCCTGACTAGTCAACTTTAAAATGGCATAAACAGAACTTTGTTACAGAgagagattttttccccccttgaaaATGTATATGTGTCATAAATGGCTGAAAATCTTGTCCATGCTAGGGGAAAGTTGAGTGTggaaaaatttgcattttttaaaatctatgccgtagagaaaataaaaagccagagCATTCTGGCATTAGCAAAAGGCTGAACTAAGTTCTCAGGCAATAAATTTATGGGGCAACATGACAGGCTCCTCATTAAAGCTATGTGTACGTTGGCTGCATTTTATACAGGATTCTTGAATCTTGTGGAAAATTGGGCACGGCTTGACATCTGAACAATGTCCCTGGTTTGTTTGATTTCTAAAGCGTCAGAATATGTTGCACTTTGGAAATCAAGTAGAGAAGAATAAACACACTAAAACAGAACTGGGCTGAATCTGAGAGTTATTTTTCCATATGTCTCTTTGAGATATTTATTACCTTTATTTCTCTTACAAACACAGCCCCCAACgctagaaatacagaaatactgtggtactttctttctttgttttcttttcctttcttttctttctttctttttctttccttcctttttttttttttttttggtggcaagAAAATGGTCCCGTTAAGGCAAATCTTACCGGCAGCAGGAACCACCTAAGGACAGGCAATTTTCAGTTGGCTTTTCAGAAGCCGGTTGCCATGACAAAGTGCACAATTTATTCCTCGGTCCCTTATCACAGCTACAAATCACAGACCATAAAAATTAACAAggctctttccctttgcctgatGATTTCAGAGTCCCTCATCCTTACCTGAGGTCTTTTGTTCCTCCAATTAAATGGAATGAATGTCAGTCACCTAGCAATTCAATTAATGCTGATTCAAAATTCTGGCCCAAACCAGAATCTACAATCACAACCTCCTAATCACAGCTCAGTCATGAGAATGAAAAGTAAGCAGGAAATTGCACTAATTACTCAATTAGactaatactgtattttaaagctAGGGCTTAAAGGGGCTGTCAGCCCTGACAAAGGACCATGGAGTTGTCCGCACCTTGTTTGCCTGAGGTCGCCCGACTGACGCTGCTGTTTTCAAGGGGCCATAATTTCTATCCATCCAAGATGGACGGACTCGAGCTGGGGAGTGGAAACGTACAATGGGGAGACCAACTGCCAATGAGGGGCAGGTCGGGGTGGGCAGTGGGAGTGCGTCAGTGGCCCTCAACACAGGACCGCCCGGCACACAGGGCGTCCCGGTGAGGAGCCCTCATGCCCTGTGTGAAGGCATCGTTACAGGGCTGGTTCCCGGAAAACAGCCAGCGGGGAGGGACACTCGGAGTGTGAGGGTGGCTCTAACACACCTGAAAACCAAGCAATGCTCCAGGTGTCCCCCATCGCCTCCCAATTCATGACAGACCAGTGGGCCCACAGCTAGGGGTGCTGAGAGGTGAGAagcacccaccccccaaccttcCACAcaaccccaccccgccccccgcccgagATGGCTGCTCCAAAGTCCACCTGAAGAATCTTCATGAAACCAAGATCACTGAGTGAAAAAAATTGCCTGGGAAGAACatacaaaatttacaaaacaatGCAGGATAGGACCCAATACAAgctgggcctttttttttttttttttaaagggcctaaaacattagacttttttttttttacctgctcAGTTTCAGAAACTTAAATATTCTGTAAACAACAGGGAGGACGCTAGAGCCTGTCATGCCTCTGGTTTTTGTAAAACTCCTTCCAAGCTGGATGCAGGCAAGTGCTGGCCccggggcagagggaagagggccTGTCACACGTGGGGGTCTTTCCTGTGCAGCAGTTTCTGAAAATGACCAACTTGGGAACTGCCCAGGGgttccaaaaggagaaaaagtatttatttgactAAGACAGACAAAGTCTTTACTTCCAGGGCTTGCCTTGCAGGTGGCCGCTGTTGAGCGAGCGGGGGTTCGGGGGGCCGGTGGGGACCCCGGCAGGCAGGCTCTGACCGCTGCGGGTGCCTGGAACCTTGGAGTCTCTTCCGGAGGCGTTAGCTTGGCTCAGGCGGCCTGAGGGAGCGAGAAGGCAGGGGCAGAGCTGCAAGAATGACTCTGGGCATGATCTGCCAAGTACACTTTCAAGTTAATGAAGTCTTAGGGTACAACCACTTTTAAGCTAATGAAGTCCTATTCAGGGTCTACTTTAGGCTAAAACCTACTCTTCGTCCTTGAGATCAGCctgaaggtggggaaggggcagggaggaaaggaagcccggagagattttgcttttttttttttttcccccttcctctctgttaTCCCCAACCAGCCTAGCCTGGCCTTCATTCTTGGTAGAAATGGGTATAGGAGGGATTAGgcgaaagagaagagaaagtagtGTGCTCAAGGGAAGGCTAGATGGGGTTTCAAGGTGCCCAGAAGCCACAGAGGGTAACAAAGCCCATCGGAGAGGGAATCCTAGTGCCTCAACTTAGCCCCTCCGCTCTGCCTGGAATACGTACGCTATCCGACTGATaaaccctttctctttctctgtctataTGCAATGTCTAATTCTTCCCACAACCACCCCTTGTctcacccctccccacacagcaCCCGCACATTCCCCATCCCctacaaatattttaagactGAATATAAGAGATCAAACTTTTCGTACGAGGAGGTGATGTTCAAAGCTGCAAATCTCAAAGGTCTACGGAAAACATGATCTCTAAAGGTCAAAATATCTTACTAGGATTGTCTGCAGGACCCTGCTCCTCTTCCAGGTAATATTCTATCTTTTTTAAGTCTTCTGGGGTAAATCTCCATTTATTCTCAGCTGGTAGGGGTGGCACTTTGGGGCTCGATCGTTTCCGGGCAGAACCAGGAGGAAGGGCCTGCTGGCAAGACGCTGGCAGGGAACCCGTAATCAGTCCTTCTGGGAATTTCTGAGCTAAGACTTTTAGACCTGGGTGTGAAAGAGCATCAGAAAAAGCAGCGTTAACACGGTGAGGCGAGGGCCTGGGAAGGCAGCTGCCTGTCTCCTTATCTTTGGTCTTCCAGTCCGAGCCAACACAAGGACGGGACATCTTAACTGCTTCACCATGAAGCAGATTCCACCAGAAAATGTCCATGGTTAGGCGGGATTCTGAGAATTCCACCAAAAATCCTTTTGCTCCAGTCTTCAGCATTAAGGTTTTTCTCCCAGAGTCCTGTAGCAACAGCAGTATTTCAGGAATTAAAAACATGTGCTGTTGGAGCTAAGAGAAGTTTCACAGAACTCCTGACCCTTTGCAGCCAGCgtggttctctctccttctagaaTTCGCAATTCTGAGCGTGCACAGGTAAAGGGTGATGGGGAGGGGGTTGAAGGGTTGTGAGTCCAAATATCTGTGTTTTCAATCCCAAACAGGGTACAGTCCACTCACCTCCGGAAAGCATGAAGAGGTTCTCGAAGCCCCGCTCACACATGGTggtggctgcctggctggctagCCTCTCGTCATCGTCGTACAGAATGATGACCTTGCCGTGGGCATTTTTCTAAGAGTCACAGGAGTTAAGGTTCGCCCGCACTAGACTACCCAGAAACCCCCAAGGAACAAGGAATGGTCTAGGGTCACCTTCCTGAGTTCAGAGAGCGTTGAACAACCCCACTCTTTATTCTGCACATCAGtactctctgttttttgttttttttttcttgtcatggaAACCACATGAGctggtattctttttcttttctttttttttttaattttgtgcttcatgttgtcttttttttttttttttttttttttttgacagagagatcacaagcaggcagagaggcaggcagagagagaggaggaagcaggctccccgagagagcagagagcccgatgcggggctcgatcccaggactccgagatcatgacctgagctgaaggcagcggcttaacccactgagccacccaggcgccctcttttttttttttaaataaacgaGTATCACCGTGGTCCTAGACAGCACTAGCTCCACACCCCACACCCTTTAGCTCTTTTATCCTCACGGCCCTGAAAGGTATGACAATCTCCattcacaggtgaggaaatagaaaacctctCTGTCCCATGGGTCCACTGCAGCCTTATTTATGCTAGTAAAAAAAAGGAGACCCACCTAAAAGCCCATTAGAGAGGAAGAGTTTAGTAAATcatagtatagtatatagtaaGACGAGATAATGTGCTGCATcaaaaatggaatttataaagAGCTTGGATTAGCCTGGAGAAATACACTGTACTATGAACTAAGGAAAAGTCAAAATACTAAATTATATCTCCAGTAtgatttttcctttgttaaaaagaatacagagaagacaactggaaataaaatatgcaaaaaacatAATCAGAGTTGTTCAGTTGTACGATTAtcaatcttttttatatttttcagtgcttaaattattttctatttgtgtcatttttatgagcaaagaaattaagtaaaattttaagaaagaaaaaattttaagacagaaagaaaaaaaaaattatctctgaaGTTTTAGTTGGGGAAGCtttcttgaggggaaaaaaggtcTTAGGACTAACTCTCAACAGATCACAGACTTTAACCTAATGTTTTTTGGCCCACTGCGGGATGGCTTGGAAGCATCTGCCAGGCTGGTCAGGGTACTCAGCAACAGCTAAGAATCCAAATTCTAAAATATGCTAAGTAAGCTAATTAATATCAAAGGTCCtttacagagttttttttttttttccctaggagcATGATTCATGATAAGTTTGACTCTTACAGTCCTCAAACCACCCAACTCCTTAAAATGCAACAAAGGATACATATTCAAGAATGTCATTTGAATAAGGGTTCATTGTTCTAGACAGAGTTGCAATTGGGTAACTGTAAgctgcaaagagaagaaaaagctcaGGCAGTTTGTAGCTCTCTGTACAACTTGGCCCCAAATTCCCAGCTGGTTTAAAGTTTAAAAGCTCAAGGAAACATACTTGCAAAATCCTCGAGCCATAAACCTAAATACttttttgagagaagagaaacagggcACTATGAACACATTAGGAAGCTTCATGTCACCTTTGAGGACATTTAGCACTGGGCCCCAGAGCCATCTGGGGACGTCACCAGCCTCTCTCAAGAGCATTATGGCAGAACGCAATTCCAGATTCCCATGATGGATCCCGCTAACAGAAAATCTCTTTAACTGCTGCCCTGGGATGTGGCTACAGCCTGCCAGGACTCTAGAACAGGCTCTGTTCTTGGAGTGAGACGTAGAacgcctcctctctctcttacctCCAATAATGTGGCACTGCTGGTAAGAGTCTCTGTCTCGCACATCTAGTAGCAGGAAGGGGCAGTCGGGGTAAGGTTTGTCTTTGGTGGTGGGCTCTGCTTTCTTCACTAGCCCTTTGTCTAGATCCAGTTCCCCAACACCACTGATGACGCTGCAAGTGAAAAGAAGGTCGGCAGAAACTAGTCAGGGGTGAGTGCCTTCAAGGTCAAATGCATTTCTTCAGAAGAGTCAGAGAGTGCTCagtgtcttttcatctttttctttcattcaaagaaaaaggaaaacggAAATGGTGTCTCGGTTCTGCCTCTGAATGCAGGGCCGTATGGATTCCTATTCTAGCACCCTGGGCCCCGAGGAAGGGACCCAGGCATCCATCCATACTCACCTTCAGAGAATGCATGTTAGGTCATTAGCATGGCTGAGGGGGCAGAAACCGTTGGGCACATGCCACCTCCAGCAACAAGGACAgcattcagagaaagaaagaggccaaCAGTTAATCTAATGGAATTGTGAGGAGTATAAGAAATCAGaacaaaatgggaaagaataaGGTTGGTAGGACAGGAAAAAGGAAGGCTTTCTATGTACATTAGATGCACTAGAAACCAACAacgtggggtgcttgggtggctcagacattaagcatctgccttcagctcaggtcatgatcccagagtcctgggattgagctccgcattgggctccctgctcagcgggaagcctgcttctccctcttttactccccctgcttgtgttccttttctcactgtgtcaaataaataaataaaatctttaaaaacaacaacaacaaaacaacccaacatcattttaatgtttcttatcTATTTATACAATGACTTATCCGATAGATATTTTGACCCTTAATGTCTTCAAAAGTTATCTGTACTTACTCCCAGTTTATAGGTGACAGTGTTGAGGCTGAAGAGGCTTTTAGATTTGGTGACATTCATATAATGAGACAGAGGAAACACTAGGATTAAATGAATGAGCTCGCCATTGACAGTTATGTTTCTAAGGTCATAAAACTGGTTGCCATATTAAGATTACAGACAAAATGTGGTAAAAAATATGAATCAAAGTCTTAAGAGGAGTGGGTGTTACGAACAAAAGGGCAAGGAGTGAAATGCCTGTACTGAAGTAAGAGGACGCCCTTCCCAGGCAAATCTGACGACGTGTCCCCTGATGGCTCCTCTCCCCGCACGGGAAAATCAAATTCTGCACTTAGACCTGTTCATGCTGTAACTAGATGCCAGCAAGGGCCCATTTTGTCGCAccgaagaagaagaaaatctattCCCTATGAAGCTGCACCCTCAGTGGAAGTCTTGTTGGTCCACATGGCTAATTCCAATTTTAGAGTTTTTGCGTGaaatagttataaaaaaaatagtagtagtactggggcacctgggtggctcagtcggttaagcgtctgcctttggctgcgTTTaagatcgcagggtcctgggatggagccccgcatggggctccctgctaaatggggagtcttcttccccctcccctctgcccctccccctccatttgtgctctctctctctcaaataaattaaatcttaaaaaaataatagtggtaCTGCTGATAGCAATTCATTCTCTAGCAGACTTAGTTTCTCTAGCACAACTGTTTTGCTTGTAGAAGGGATGGTCGTGTGCTGAAAATCAGCACCAACCTATAATCAACACCTAATATCTGTGAGAAAGTGTAGCATCGTAGTCTATGCAGCAAGGTGGACCAGTCCCGTGTCGTTGGAGAACTGATGCCAGAGGCTGCTTTCACGCTCCTTTGCACCTGCGTAATATCAGAGCAGGGCGTATGGCACTCTATTTTTCCTCTGATTCCAGACAGGGTAATTAT from the Lutra lutra chromosome 11, mLutLut1.2, whole genome shotgun sequence genome contains:
- the CEP41 gene encoding centrosomal protein of 41 kDa isoform X1; translation: MSVRRHIGNPEYLTKRIPQNPRYQHIKSRLDTGNSMTKYTEKLEEIKKNYRYKKDELFKRLKVTTFAQLVIQVASLSDQTLEVTAEEILRLEDHESSTTSEPDDREIGARTNGKGSPGEQSPSPMQVLSSTGAGDSNRSTLQSVISGVGELDLDKGLVKKAEPTTKDKPYPDCPFLLLDVRDRDSYQQCHIIGAYSYPIATLSRTMNPYSNDILEYKNAHGKVIILYDDDERLASQAATTMCERGFENLFMLSGGLKVLAQKFPEGLITGSLPASCQQALPPGSARKRSSPKVPPLPAENKWRFTPEDLKKIEYYLEEEQGPADNPSRLSQANASGRDSKVPGTRSGQSLPAGVPTGPPNPRSLNSGHLQGKPWK
- the CEP41 gene encoding centrosomal protein of 41 kDa isoform X2, encoding MTKYTEKLEEIKKNYRYKKDELFKRLKVTTFAQLVIQVASLSDQTLEVTAEEILRLEDHESSTTSEPDDREIGARTNGKGSPGEQSPSPMQVLSSTGAGDSNRSTLQSVISGVGELDLDKGLVKKAEPTTKDKPYPDCPFLLLDVRDRDSYQQCHIIGAYSYPIATLSRTMNPYSNDILEYKNAHGKVIILYDDDERLASQAATTMCERGFENLFMLSGGLKVLAQKFPEGLITGSLPASCQQALPPGSARKRSSPKVPPLPAENKWRFTPEDLKKIEYYLEEEQGPADNPSRLSQANASGRDSKVPGTRSGQSLPAGVPTGPPNPRSLNSGHLQGKPWK